From Triticum urartu cultivar G1812 chromosome 2, Tu2.1, whole genome shotgun sequence, a single genomic window includes:
- the LOC125541359 gene encoding uncharacterized protein LOC125541359: MSSTRTFSPAVVAAGQQHVRAPRGGLPRPRRPTRQAAGSPGQRSAGGGGDAAWGQAGRSWWGAGGGLPAAASSRRQPCRAGAGRAPAGNRELVRRALSPPATGARGAALRRWSFRPMPSRLRNGSCLTSTAAPASPRPS, from the coding sequence ATGAGTAGCACCAGAACTTtctcgccggcggtggtggcggcAGGGCAGCAGCACGTCCGCGCGCCGCGCGGTGGGCTGCCGCGGCCGAGGCGACCCACCAGGCAGGCGGCCGGCTCGCCGGGCCAACGGtccgcgggtggcggcggcgacgccGCGTGGGGGCAAGCGGGGCGCAGCTGGTGGGGCGCTGGAGGTGGATTGCCAGCGGCCGCGTCGTCGAGGCGGCAGCCGTGCAGGGCTGGCGCTGGCCGGGCGCCGGCGGGGAACCGGGAGCTGGTGCGGCGGGCGCTTTCGCCGCCGGCCACGGGCGCGCGCGGCGCGGCGCTGAGGAGGTGGAGCTTCCGGCCCATGCCGAGCCGGCTGCGCAACGGGTCGTGCTTGACCTCGACGGCGGCCCCTGCATCCCCACGGCCATCGTGA